In Parageobacillus sp. KH3-4, the genomic window TCGTCCCTTATATGGCAAGGGGCGAGTTTTTTTATAGATCATAATGGGGAGAGGAGTGGAGGGATGGAAGAAGCGCGGATATTTGGCGATCGCCTCGAACATGTACATTACATCGTCAGGCAAGGCGCCTATGCAGTGATCATCAACGATGGCATGGTCGCTGTCGTGAAAACGCCAACCGGATATTTTTTGCCCGGCGGTGGATTAGAAGGGACAGAAACATTGGAAAGCTGTCTCAAACGTGAAGTTTTTGAAGAAACGGGGTATAACATCCGTATTCTTCAATTTATCGGACGGGCGCAAAAGTATTTCTACTCAACGACTTTTCATGACTATATGGCATGGCTAGCGATGGATTTTTCTACATAGCAGAAATTACGGGAGAGCAACACTCCGTTTTCGAAAAAGACCACGAACTAGTGTGGATTCCACGCAAAGATATTCCGAAAGTATTGTTACATGAGCATCAAGCATGGGCAGTAGAAGAGGCATTTCGTTTATTTGAGTGAAGAAAAGGAGGAGTTTTTCATGAAAGAACGGTTGCAGCAGCTTCAACAAGAAGCGCTCGAAAAAATCGAACAAGCTCGTGATTTGAAAGCACTCAATGAGGTGCGCGTCGCTTATCTTGGCAAAAAAGGACCAATTACCGAAGTGCTCCGCGGCATGGGATCATTGTCGCCGGAAGAGCGCCCGGTCATCGGCGCGCTCGCCAACGAAGTGCGGCAAGCGATCCAAAGCGCGCTGGAAGCGAAGCAAGCGAAGCTCGAACAAGAAGAAGTCGAGAAAAAATTAGCGGCGGAAGCGATTGACGTCACGCTTCCAGGCCGCCCGGTCAAAAGAGGCAATCATCATCCGCTTACGCGCGTCATTGAAGAAATCGAAGACTTGTTCATCGGCATGGGCTATACGATTGCCGAAGGGCCGGAAGTGGAAAAAGACTATTACAATTTTGAAGCGTTGAACTTGCCAAAAGGCCACCCGGCGCGCGATATGCAAGATTCATTCTACATTACCGAAGAAATTTTGCTTCGCACCCATACGTCACCGGTGCAAGCGCGCACGATGGAAAAACATCAAGGGCGCGGGCCGGTGAAAATCATCTGCCCGGGAAAAGTGTACCGCCGCGACAACGATGATGCGACGCACTCGCATCAATTTACGCAAATTGAAGGGCTTGTCGTCGATGAAAACATCCGCATGAGCGATTTAAAAGGAACGCTTCGCGAGTTTGCCCGCAAAATGTTTGGCGAAGACCGCGAAATCCGCTTCCGCCCAAGCTTTTTCCCGTTCACCGAGCCGTCGGTCGAAGTCGATGTATCCTGCTTCCATTGCGGGGGGCATGGCTGCAGCGTCTGCAAAGGGACAGGGTGGATTGAAATTTTAGGTGCCGGCATGGTTCATCCAAACGTGTTAGAAATGGCCGGATTTGATTCGAAAAAATATACCGGTTTCGCGTTTGGCATGGGTCCGGAGCGCATTGCGATGCTCAAATACGGCATTGATGACATCCGTCATTTCTATCAAAATGACATTCGCTTCTTACAGCAATTCCATCGCGTGTAAAAGGGAGGTTTGAACGATGTTTGTTTCCTATAAATGGCTGAAAGAATACGTAGACCTTACGGGAATCACCGCAAAAGAACTAGCCGACCGCATTACCAAAAGCGGCATCGAAGTTGAAAGTGTGGAAGTATTAAATAAAGGGGCAAAAGGCGTTGTCGTCGGGCATGTGCTTGAATGCGAACCGCATCCGAACGCTGATAAATTAAGAAAATGCCTTGTCGATATCGGCGAAGGCGAGCCAGTGCAAATTATTTGCGGCGCCCCGAATGTTGCCAAAGGGCAGAAAGTAGCGGTGGCGAAAGTCGGCGCCGTCCTGCCAGGCGGCTTGAAAATTAAACGGGCGAAATTGCGTGGCGAAGAATCAAACGGCATGATTTGTTCCTTGCAAGAGCTCGGCATTGAATCGAAATTAGTGCCGAAAGAATACGCCGATGGCATTTTCGTATTTCCAAGCGACGCTCCGGTTGGCGCCGATGCGCTGGAATTATTAAATTTAGACGATGAAGTATTAGAGCTTGGACTTACGCCAAACCGCGCCGACTGCCTCAGCATGATCGGCGTCGCCTACGAAGTGGCGGCGATTTTAGGACGAAGCGTAAAGCTGCCGGTCATCGAGCTTCAAGAAAATGGCGAAAACGTTCATGATTATATTTCTGTGCGCGTCGACGCATCGGAAGACAATCCGTTATATGCGGGTCGCATTGTGAAAAACGTGAAAATCGGTCCGTCGCCGCTTTGGATGCAAACACGCTTGATGGCGGCAGGGATCCGTCCGCATAACAACGTCGTCGACATTACAAACTACATTTTGCTTGAGTACGGCCAGCCGCTTCACGCGTTTGACTATGACCGGCTTGGCTCAAAAGCAATCGTCGTGCGCCGCGCAAAAGCAGGCGAAACAATTGTCACATTGGATGATACGAAGCGCACGTTAACGGAAGACCATCTTGTCATTACGAATGGAACGGAACCGGTCGCTTTAGCTGGTGTGATGGGCGGCGCAAATTCCGAAGTGCGTGACGACACCACAACGGTGTTTATCGAATCCGCTTATTTCACAAGCCCTGCCATCCGCAAAGCGTCGAAAGACCATGGATTGCGCAGTGAAGCAAGCACACGCTTTGAAAAAGGCATTGACCCGGCGCGGACAAAAGAAGCGTTAGACCGCGCGGCCGCGCTAATGGCTGAGTACGCTGGCGGCGAAGTCGTTGGCGGCATTGTCGAAGTCAATACGTTAAAAGAACAAGAAGTGACGGTCACCATTACGTTGGACCGCATCAACCGCGTGCTCGGCACGGCGATTACGAAAGACGAAGTTGCCACGATTTTAACGAACTTGCAATTTGCATTTACTGAAGATAACGGAACGTTTACGATTACGGTTCCATCACGCCGCCGCGATATTTCGATTGAAGAAGATATTATCGAAGAAGTAGCGAGATTATATGGCTATGACCGCTTGCCGGCGACATTGCCAGTCGCGGAAACGAAGCCGGGCAAACTGACTCCATATCAAGCAAAACGCCGGAAAGTGCGCCGCTATTTAGAAGATGTCGGTCTTTTCCAAGCGATTACGTATTCTCTGACAAGCGCGGAAAAGGCGACGATGTTCGCGTTAGAAACAGCGGAACCGATCCGCCTGGCGCTTCCGATGAGCGAAGAACGCAGCGTCCTTCGCCAAAGCTTGCTGCCGCATTTATTAGAAGTAGCGAGCTACAATCGCGCGCGTCAAGTCGAAAATGTTGCCGTCTATGAAACAGGCGCGGTGTATCTCACAAGCGGCGAAAACGCGCTGCCAAGCGAAAAAGAACGTCTCGCCGGAGTCGTAACAGGCGTATGGCACGCCCACTTATGGCAAGGCGAGAAAAAAGCGGTCGATTTCTATGTCGTGAAAGGGATTTTAGACGGATTATTCGAATTGCTTGGTTTAACGAACCGTATCGAATATAAGCAGGCGAAACGCGAACATATGCATCCGGGACGCACCGCTGATATTTTGCTGGATGGCAAGACGATCGGCTTTGTCGGCCAGCTCCATCCGGTTGTGCAAAAAGAGTACGATTTAAAAGAAACGTACGTATTTGAACTTGCCTTGGCTGACTTGTTAAATACGGAAATAGAGGATATTCGCTACGCGCCGATTCCGCGTTTTCCATCGATTACGCGCGATATCGCGCTTGTCGTTGATGAAAACGTCGTTGCCGGCGAACTGCAAAAAGCGATTATCGAAGCGGGCGGCAGCTTGCTGAAAGAGGTGGCGATTTTCGACGTATACAAAGGCGACCGCCTTCCAGACGGCAAAAAATCGATCGCCTTCTCGCTCCGTTATTATGATCCGGAACGTACATTAACAGACGAAGAAGTAACGGCCGTTCACGAAAAAGTGATCCAAGCGGTAGAACAGCAATTCGGCGCGACATTGCGTGGATAAAACAAAATCCCTCGTCTTATGCGGAAGCATAAGGCGGGGGATTTTTTGCAAGTTGCATAGGGAATAAGCGGAATTTTTTTGCCGCAAAGGTTGACGTTTCATTCTGGATTAGTGTACTATTTAACTAGAACACTAATTCGCTGTTACTGGAGGAGAAAGAATGAGTCCGTGGATTGGCTTATTAAAAAAAGAATGGCGCATCTCTAAAGTTTGGATATTCACTACGGTTGGCATCGTGATTGCCGTTAATATAGTGGCATATTTATTGTCTCTAAAATACGACGAGCCGATAACGATGTTTGTTCCATCGTTGATTGTCACATGCCTGCATGCTTTTTATATGTTGATGTTTATGGCTCTTAGCTTGCAAACAGAAGCGAAGCGGCTCCATTTATGGCTTCACACCCCGCAGCCGGCATTTCGGTTGGTGAGCGCCAAACTGATCATCGCGTTTGGTAGCATGCTTGTTTCCTTGTTTGTTTCGACGCTGTTTACTTACATTGCATCTCTTGGGATAAAAGAGAGGTATTTCCACGAAAAAATGTGGAATCATGAGCTTTTTATCGAAAGCGGCGCGCTTGCCGCTCTGTCTATTGCACTGTTATCTATCCATTTAGCTGTCTTGTTTTTGCTTTATTGGGTGATTTACCGCATCTGTAAACAAATGATTTCGAAGTTGGCGGGGCCGGTCGTTACGCTGGCTTATTTTCTGATTGGCTGGCTGTTTTCATCGTTTATGCAAACGAACGTATACGAATGGTTAACAGAATGGGGAAAAATAGCGATGCCAGGGGTTGCGTTCAAGTACAATGCGACTGAGGGATGGATAATGATCGAAAAGATGGAAACGATGCCAATAGGCGTAGTCGTTTTTTACGGTATTATGGATGTCCTCGTATTTTGCGCTTCTGTTTGGCTAATTGGCAGAAAAGTTGAGGTGTAAAGACGTGGTTGAGGAGTTTGATACAACGAAACCGATTTATATACAAATAATGGAAATGATCAATAAAAAAATTGTCCGAAACGAATGGAAGGCGGGGGAGAAGTTGCCGTCTGTCCGCGAGATGGCAGTGAAAACAGGAGTGAACCCGAATACGATACAGCGCACATATAGCGAACTGGAGAGGATGGGGATTGTGGAAACACGGCGCGGTCAAGGAACGTTTGTCACGGAAAATGTAGAAGTTATCGAACGATTGCGTGAAAGGTTGAAGCAGGACATTGTCGATGACTTTATCCGAAACATGACGGAGCTTGGGTTCACGCTGGACGATATGATCGCCACATTGAAAAACTATAAAGGGGGAGAGCAATGATTCAATTTGAGCACGTCACAAAAAAGTTTGGCGGCGTTACGGCGCTAAAGGATGTTTCGCTAAACTTGGAAAAAGGGAAAATCATCGGTGTCCTTGGCGCAAATGGCAGCGGCAAATCGACGTTCTTAAAGTTGATCGCTGGATTAGTTTCTCCAACAGCAGGAAACGTGCTTGTTGACGGTGAAAAAGTAACGAGGAAAATCAGCCGCAAAGTCGTGTATTTATCGGAACTGGACGTTTATTACGATAGTTTTACGGTTCAAGATATGCTCGAGTTTTACGCTTCGCAATTTAGCGATTTTCGAACAGAAAAAGCGCGTGACATATTAGCGTTTATGCAAATGGACCCGTCCAAAAAATTAAAGCAACTGTCCAAAGGCGGACGGGGGCGTGCGAAAATCGCCTTTACGCTAGCGCGGGAAGCGCCGATTTTATTGATGGATGAACCGCTGTCCGGACTCGATCCGATGGTGCGTGAATCGATCGTCAAAGGACTTGTTTCATTTATTGATCTAGAACGGCAGATGATTGTGATGACAACGCATGAAATCGATGAAGTTGAACCGCTGCTCGATGAAGCCGTTTTTCTCCGCGATGGAACGGTGGTGGAACGCGTTCATGTCGATGAATTAAGAGAAACAAACCGCGATAGTGTAGTAAGCCGGCTGAAAAAAATTTATAAGGGAGAGGAACGACCATGAATCCGCTTTTGCAATTGAAAAATGTCAGGAAAGATATCGGCAAGAAAACGATTATCCACGATTTGTCGCTTGAAGTATTTGCGGGGGAAGTGTTTGGTTTTCTTGGGCCGAACGGCGCCGGGAAAACGACGACAATCCGCATGATCGTAGGACTGATGGGAATTACTAGCGGCGAAGTGCTGATTAATGGAATCAGCATTCAAAAAGATTTTGAAAAAGCGATTCAACATGTCGGTGCCATTGTTGAAAATCCGGAAATGTATAAGTTTTTGACTGGATATCAAAATTTGCTTCATTACGCGCGCATGACAAAAGGAGTCACTAAAGAACGCATCGACGAAGTTGTCCAATTAGTCGGCTTGGCAAAACGAATCCATGACAAAGTGAAAACGTACTCGCTTGGCATGCGGCAGCGACTGGGACTGGCACAGGCATTGCTTCATCGGCCTTCCTTGCTTATTTTGGATGAACCGACAAATGGGCTTGATCCTGCCGGCATCCGAGAAATCCGCGACTATTTGCGCAAGCTGGCGAAAGAAGAAGGACTTGGGATCATCGTTTCGAGCCATCTTCTCGCGGAAATGGAAATGATGTGCGATCGGTTTGCGATTATTCAACATGGGAGATTAGTAGGAATTGAATCGGTTCAAGAACTGTCCAAACAAGCGCAAAAAGTGCTGCTTACTGTAGAACCGGTGGAGCAAGCGTTAACTGTGATCAAAAATACTTATCCTCATATGAACGCTGTGCCGGCGAAGCAAGGAATTGAAGTTTCGCTTGATTACGAGGAAATACCAAACTTAAATGCTGCGCTAGTATCCGAACACATTAAAGTATATGGAATTCAAGTTCTGACGAAATCGCTGGAGGAAAGATTTTTAGAAATGACAGGAGGAAACGAAATTGTCTAGCATTCTTTCGCTAATTCAAAATGAAAATATGAAAATTTACCGCAGGTTTGGCACATGGTTTATGATCGGGCTCCTTGCTTTGTCGACGCTGGCGGGAGCGCTGATTATCAAAGCGACGCATAAAGAGCCGGCGAACTGGAAGGCGGAGGTCGCTTCGGAAATAAAAAGAATGGAAGCGGAGCTTTCTGAGGAAAAGCTGCCGAAAATGTATAAAAATTACCTCCAACAACAGCTGGCAATCAATGAGTACCGCCTAGAACACAATATAAAACCAGTAGCGTCCAATACGTTCTGGGGATATTTAGTGGACTCGGCAGACATTATTGCGTTGATTACGCTGTTTACGATTATTGTGGCAGCAGGAAGTGTAGCGAGCGAATTTTCGTGGGGAACGATCAAGCTGCTGCTCATTCGTCCCGCCAGCCGCACGAAAATTTTGCTTTCCAAATACATCGCCGCTCTGTTATTTGCGCTTTTCATGCTGTTATTGTTGTTTATTTTCTCGGCTGTCATCGGCGCAGCCGCTTTTGGAATCGAAAACATCAGCGAACCATATTTGGCGTACCAAAACGGCGCAGTCGTTGAGAGAAGCATGCTTTTCCATGTTATGCAAGTATATGCGCTAAATTGTGCTGATCTTGTCATGATGGCGACCTTTGCGTTTATGATATCGGCGGTGTTTCGCAATCATTCGCTCGCGATTGGGCTGGCGACGTTTGCATTGTTTGTAGGGCCGCAAGTTACAGCGCTTCTTGCCATGAAATTTGACTGGGCAAAATATTTATTATTTGCCAATACGGATTTAACGCAATATATTGATGGGACGCCGCTTGTCGAAGGAATGACGATGCCATTTTCCATCATGATGCTGCTTGTTTATTTTGTTATATTCAATGGAATTACCTGGTTGATTTTTCGGAAACGGGATATTGCGGCGTAATGCTTCTTATTCATGAAAATATAATTGCGGAAGAAATGACGAAATCAAAAGGGATGTCACTCTTGCGAAAGGGATGACATCCTTCATTATATTTTTTGGATAGGGATTGCCGTGGGCAGAACATGGGATAAAAAGGTATAATAAAACTATATTATAAGCGATTCAGAGTGATGGCATAATGAAAGAAATGGATTTTTCTGAA contains:
- the pheS gene encoding phenylalanine--tRNA ligase subunit alpha — translated: MKERLQQLQQEALEKIEQARDLKALNEVRVAYLGKKGPITEVLRGMGSLSPEERPVIGALANEVRQAIQSALEAKQAKLEQEEVEKKLAAEAIDVTLPGRPVKRGNHHPLTRVIEEIEDLFIGMGYTIAEGPEVEKDYYNFEALNLPKGHPARDMQDSFYITEEILLRTHTSPVQARTMEKHQGRGPVKIICPGKVYRRDNDDATHSHQFTQIEGLVVDENIRMSDLKGTLREFARKMFGEDREIRFRPSFFPFTEPSVEVDVSCFHCGGHGCSVCKGTGWIEILGAGMVHPNVLEMAGFDSKKYTGFAFGMGPERIAMLKYGIDDIRHFYQNDIRFLQQFHRV
- a CDS encoding NUDIX domain-containing protein; the protein is MEEARIFGDRLEHVHYIVRQGAYAVIINDGMVAVVKTPTGYFLPGGGLEGTETLESCLKREVFEETGYNIRILQFIGRAQKYFYSTTFHDYMAWLAMDFST
- a CDS encoding ABC transporter permease; the encoded protein is MSSILSLIQNENMKIYRRFGTWFMIGLLALSTLAGALIIKATHKEPANWKAEVASEIKRMEAELSEEKLPKMYKNYLQQQLAINEYRLEHNIKPVASNTFWGYLVDSADIIALITLFTIIVAAGSVASEFSWGTIKLLLIRPASRTKILLSKYIAALLFALFMLLLLFIFSAVIGAAAFGIENISEPYLAYQNGAVVERSMLFHVMQVYALNCADLVMMATFAFMISAVFRNHSLAIGLATFALFVGPQVTALLAMKFDWAKYLLFANTDLTQYIDGTPLVEGMTMPFSIMMLLVYFVIFNGITWLIFRKRDIAA
- the pheT gene encoding phenylalanine--tRNA ligase subunit beta — encoded protein: MFVSYKWLKEYVDLTGITAKELADRITKSGIEVESVEVLNKGAKGVVVGHVLECEPHPNADKLRKCLVDIGEGEPVQIICGAPNVAKGQKVAVAKVGAVLPGGLKIKRAKLRGEESNGMICSLQELGIESKLVPKEYADGIFVFPSDAPVGADALELLNLDDEVLELGLTPNRADCLSMIGVAYEVAAILGRSVKLPVIELQENGENVHDYISVRVDASEDNPLYAGRIVKNVKIGPSPLWMQTRLMAAGIRPHNNVVDITNYILLEYGQPLHAFDYDRLGSKAIVVRRAKAGETIVTLDDTKRTLTEDHLVITNGTEPVALAGVMGGANSEVRDDTTTVFIESAYFTSPAIRKASKDHGLRSEASTRFEKGIDPARTKEALDRAAALMAEYAGGEVVGGIVEVNTLKEQEVTVTITLDRINRVLGTAITKDEVATILTNLQFAFTEDNGTFTITVPSRRRDISIEEDIIEEVARLYGYDRLPATLPVAETKPGKLTPYQAKRRKVRRYLEDVGLFQAITYSLTSAEKATMFALETAEPIRLALPMSEERSVLRQSLLPHLLEVASYNRARQVENVAVYETGAVYLTSGENALPSEKERLAGVVTGVWHAHLWQGEKKAVDFYVVKGILDGLFELLGLTNRIEYKQAKREHMHPGRTADILLDGKTIGFVGQLHPVVQKEYDLKETYVFELALADLLNTEIEDIRYAPIPRFPSITRDIALVVDENVVAGELQKAIIEAGGSLLKEVAIFDVYKGDRLPDGKKSIAFSLRYYDPERTLTDEEVTAVHEKVIQAVEQQFGATLRG
- a CDS encoding ABC transporter ATP-binding protein yields the protein MIQFEHVTKKFGGVTALKDVSLNLEKGKIIGVLGANGSGKSTFLKLIAGLVSPTAGNVLVDGEKVTRKISRKVVYLSELDVYYDSFTVQDMLEFYASQFSDFRTEKARDILAFMQMDPSKKLKQLSKGGRGRAKIAFTLAREAPILLMDEPLSGLDPMVRESIVKGLVSFIDLERQMIVMTTHEIDEVEPLLDEAVFLRDGTVVERVHVDELRETNRDSVVSRLKKIYKGEERP
- a CDS encoding ABC transporter ATP-binding protein, which codes for MNPLLQLKNVRKDIGKKTIIHDLSLEVFAGEVFGFLGPNGAGKTTTIRMIVGLMGITSGEVLINGISIQKDFEKAIQHVGAIVENPEMYKFLTGYQNLLHYARMTKGVTKERIDEVVQLVGLAKRIHDKVKTYSLGMRQRLGLAQALLHRPSLLILDEPTNGLDPAGIREIRDYLRKLAKEEGLGIIVSSHLLAEMEMMCDRFAIIQHGRLVGIESVQELSKQAQKVLLTVEPVEQALTVIKNTYPHMNAVPAKQGIEVSLDYEEIPNLNAALVSEHIKVYGIQVLTKSLEERFLEMTGGNEIV
- a CDS encoding GntR family transcriptional regulator is translated as MVEEFDTTKPIYIQIMEMINKKIVRNEWKAGEKLPSVREMAVKTGVNPNTIQRTYSELERMGIVETRRGQGTFVTENVEVIERLRERLKQDIVDDFIRNMTELGFTLDDMIATLKNYKGGEQ